A single region of the Sorghum bicolor cultivar BTx623 chromosome 7, Sorghum_bicolor_NCBIv3, whole genome shotgun sequence genome encodes:
- the LOC8071128 gene encoding germin-like protein 12-2: MAPTTYFLLVSFLALVTSQAIASDPSPLQDFCVADIHSPVKVNGFVCKDPMAVNVDDFFKAANLDKPRDTMKSKVGSNVTLINVMQLPGLNTLGISLARIDYAPLGQNPLHTHPRATEILTVLEGTLYVGFVTSNTDNGNKLFTKVLNKGDVFVFPQGLIHFQFNPVHDKPAVAIAALSSQNPGAITIANAVFGSKPPISDDVLAKAFQVQKGTIDWLQAQFWENNHN, encoded by the exons ATGGCTCCCACCACCTACTTTCTCCTTGTTTCTTTTCTGGCATTGGTCACTTCTCAGGCCATTGCTTCTGACCCTAGCCCGCTCCAGGACTTTTGTGTAGCCGACATACACTCTCCAG TGAAGGTGAATGGATTTGTTTGCAAGGACCCTATGGCCGTGAACGTGGATGACTTTTTCAAGGCAGCAAACCTTGACAAGCCTAGGGATACTATGAAAAGCAAGGTCGGATCCAATGTCACTTTGATCAATGTCATGCAGTTGCCTGGACTCAACACCCTGGGCATCTCACTGGCTCGCATTGACTACGCACCATTAGGTCAGAATCCGCTACACACCCACCCACGTGCCACAGAGATTCTCACCGTGCTTGAGGGTACACTCTATGTTGGATTTGTCACCTCCAACACAGACAACGGTAACAAGCTATTCACAAAGGTTCTCAACAAGGGTGACGTGTTTGTGTTCCCCCAAGGACTCATACACTTCCAATTCAACCCAGTCCATGACAAGCCAGCTGTCGCGATCGCTGCACTAAGCAGCCAGAACCCTGGGGCTATTACTATTGCCAACGCGGTCTTTGGATCAAAACCACCCATCTCAGATGATGTCTTGGCCAAAGCTTTCCAGGTGCAAAAGGGAACAATTGATTGGCTCCAAGCTCAATTCTGGGAGAACAACCACAACTAA
- the LOC8071127 gene encoding germin-like protein 12-2, giving the protein MAASSYFILVSFVAFVISQATASDPSPLQDFCVADKHSPVKVNGFVCKDPMAVNADDFFKAAKLDQPRDTMKSKVGSNVTLINVMQLPGLNTLGISMARIDYAPLGQNPPHTHPRATEILTVLEGTLYVGFVTSNTDNGNKLFTKVLNKGDVFVFPQGLIHFQFNPVHDKPAVAIAALSSQNPGAITIANAVFGSKPPISDDVLAKAFQVQKGTIDWLQAQFWENNHN; this is encoded by the exons ATGGCTGCCTCCAGCTACTTCATTCTCGTTTCTTTTGTAGCATTTGTCATTTCACAGGCCACTGCCTCTGACCCTAGCCCCCTCCAAGACTTTTGTGTTGCCGACAAACATTCTCCAG TGAAGGTGAATGGATTTGTTTGCAAGGACCCAATGGCTGTGAACGCAGATGACTTCTTCAAGGCAGCAAAACTTGACCAGCCTAGAGACACCATGAAGAGCAAGGTCGGATCTAACGTTACTTTGATCAATGTCATGCAGTTGCCTGGACTCAACACCCTTGGCATCTCGATGGCTCGCATTGACTATGCACCATTAGGTCAGAATCCTCCACACACACATCCTCGTGCCACAGAGATTCTCACCGTGCTTGAGGGTACACTCTATGTTGGATTTGTCACCTCCAACACAGACAACGGTAACAAGCTATTCACCAAGGTTCTCAACAAGGGTGACGTGTTTGTGTTCCCCCAAGGGCTCATACACTTCCAATTCAACCCAGTCCATGACAAGCCAGCTGTCGCGATCGCTGCACTAAGCAGCCAGAACCCTGGGGCTATTACTATTGCCAACGCGGTCTTTGGATCAAAACCGCCCATCTCAGATGATGTCTTGGCCAAGGCTTTCCAGGTGCAAAAGGGAACAATTGATTGGCTCCAAGCTCAGTTTTGGGAGAACAACCACAACTAA
- the LOC110437122 gene encoding germin-like protein 12-2: MAPATYFLLVSFLALVTSQAIASDPSPLQDFCVADIHSPVKVNGFVCKDPMAVNADDFFKAANLDKPRDTMKSKVGSNVTLINVMQLPGLNTLGISLARIDYAPLGQNPPHTHPRATEILTVLEGTLYVGFVTSNTDNGNKLFTKVLKKGDVFVFPQGLIHFQFNPKHDKPAVAIAALSSQNPGAITIANAVFGSKPPISDDVLAKAFQVQKGTIDWLQAQFWENNHN, encoded by the exons ATGGCTCCAGCCACCTACTTTCTCCTCGTTTCTTTTCTAGCATTGGTCACTTCTCAGGCCATTGCTTCTGACCCAAGCCCGCTCCAGGACTTCTGTGTTGCCGACATACACTCTCCAG TGAAGGTGAATGGATTTGTCTGCAAGGACCCCATGGCTGTGAATGCAGATGACTTTTTCAAGGCAGCAAACCTTGACAAACCTAGGGACACAATGAAAAGCAAGGTTGGATCCAATGTCACTTTGATCAATGTCATGCAGTTGCCTGGACTCAACACCCTAGGTATCTCGTTGGCTCGCATTGACTATGCACCATTAGGTCAGAATCCGCCACACACCCACCCACGTGCCACGGAGATTCTCACCGTGCTTGAGGGTACACTCTATGTTGGATTTGTCACCTCCAACACAGACAATGGCAACAAGCTATTCACCAAGGTTCTCAAGAAGGGTGATGTGTTTGTATTCCCCCAAGGGCTCATCCACTTCCAATTCAATCCTAAACATGACAAGCCAGCAGTCGCAATCGCGGCACTAAGTAGCCAGAACCCTGGGGCTATAACTATTGCCAACGCAGTCTTTGGATCAAAGCCACCAATCTCAGATGATGTCTTGGCCAAGGCATTCCAGGTGCAAAAGGGGACAATTGATTGGCTTCAAGCTCAGTTCTGGGAGAACAACCACAACTAA